One window of the Cotesia glomerata isolate CgM1 linkage group LG10, MPM_Cglom_v2.3, whole genome shotgun sequence genome contains the following:
- the LOC123272747 gene encoding heat shock factor protein 5-like yields MYEYNILLSTRFPQKLWKIINECQTGSIRWSLNGTTILLDYKKFHEEYLSPPQSIFKTNNISSFIRQLNLYGFRKVTSHNRDPSCNSRNPDIHEFLHDNFNRSRADLLSKVCRKTSGKLNKRNERAEVKNFPRNDVINKSRAQGMSRLQMCQLALKKALEQAIADYRRKKYEELKEIVPTNHQDQL; encoded by the exons atgtacgaatataatattttgttgTCAACAAGATTTCCGCAAAAGTTATGGAAGATAATAAACGAATGTCAAACGGGTTCAATACGATGGAGTTTAAATGGTACGACAATTTTAttagattataaaaagtttcatGAAGAATATTTGAGCCCACCGCaatcaattttcaaaactaaTAATATCTCGAGCTTTATACGTCAATTAAACCTTTACGGCTTTCGAAAAGTGACATCACATAATCGTGATCCATCATGTAATTCACGTAATCCTGATATTCATGAATTTTTGCACGATAATTTTAATCGGAGTCGTGCAGATCTTTTGAGTAAAGTTTGTCGTAAAACTTCGGGGAAATTAAATAAACGCAATGAACGAGctgaagttaaaaattttccaaggAATGACGTAATCAATAAATCAAGAGCGCAAGGAATGTCCCGATTACAAATGTGCCAg CTTGCTCTTAAAAAAGCGTTGGAACAGGCGATTGCAGATTATCGACGCAAAAAATATGAAGAATTGAAAGAAATCGTACCCACAAATCATCAAGATCAACTAtga
- the LOC123272399 gene encoding N-alpha-acetyltransferase 25, NatB auxiliary subunit has protein sequence MASKAHVNNTVNERRLRPIYDWLDNGNNKKALQEADKVLKKQPDNQCARVLKALALLRLGKEDKCQDIMDKVRSEVPCDDSTLQAMSICYKEIHQPDKIREVYEAAAKADPNNEDLLTHLFMSYVRLGDFKKQQQTALALYKLKPKNPYYFWAVMSVVMQAIQAEDALAKNIILPLAERMVLKLVNEGKLEAEQEVQLYIMILELQGKNEQILDVLSGPLAARLSGVPQRKAALLLQLQRYEEATIAFKELINEDNDNWSHYLSYLTAALEHQQPSECLEFLDSIAETCGKKARAPHLARFELLKRVGSSNVALRAIMEPVKLMRLYFEQFGNKGCTVGDLRLYLNLLNFEEQTQLLESMNEDIGIAEDAAPTKTDQMLRHIHLEQLRRACGMHHSPILDIEKRQKLVDRLRDLYEKGNELCINEERLPTDFAPFDSYALLAAHLLIQMWYESYEASHLYQAMALLERALSISVANFHLKIVLIRVYLEAGLIGAADHVFSLLDAKQIQLVSLSYLYVPLLAPLGHLSSASNALDQAVKFFVANYKHSADRLTFAYKYGSFAKIQEFVDLRERLDNSLHFATSTVDKMLLELSWCDSAKSLSRALVSMRVLPDEDSIRWELLRDNRDLEVVVGWEPSTDDKDPRKHEETRACMLQLLAARNLILRIIAATAEEQDCSLLLAKLSHELETLNNERIPKCLEKFMTADRRVRVESILVPIDAVERLRESYDSQQLMVIARLADSFSQFSRPNSQCIEIIRNAHCLKTLPIPTTDEPVSYKDFLLRAATCGETLSFLGIMCASYINQAHPQINNKKNRKKTNKEVESSFTADDIECWTEISDLFMKRTEKLENVLSEFEKRSVNTGLDTEEKAAAIVAERVQESIHRSCWMLRSRLQLTTKLLNNFRS, from the exons ATGGCGTCTAAGGCTCATGTTAATAATACAGTAAATGAACGTCGCTTACGACCAATTtatg actGGCTAGACAATggaaataacaaaaaagcaCTCCAAGAGGCGGATAAAGTACTCAAAAAACAACCCGATAATCAGTGTGCGAGAGTATTAAAAGCTTTAGCTTTATTACGATTAGGGAAAGAAGATAAATGTCAGGATATTATGGATAAAGTACGTTCGGAAGTACCATGTGACGATTCAACGCTTCAAGCAATGAGCATTTGTTACAAGGAAATTCATCAac ctgacAAAATACGAGAAGTTTATGAAGCAGCAGCTAAAGCCGATCCAAATAATGAGGATTTATTGACACATTTGTTCATGTCATATGTACGATTGGGTGATTTTAAAAAGCAACAGCAAACAGCACTCGCTTTGTACAAACTAAAACCAAAAAATCCCTACTATTTTTGGGCTGTTATGAGTGTTGTTATGCAAGCCATACAAGCTGAGGATGCCTTAgccaaaaatattatattaccTCTTGCTGAGAGAATG gTGTTAAAATTAGTCAATGAAGGAAAATTAGAAGCAGAGCAAGAAGTTCAGTTGTATATTATGATATTGGAACTTCAAggaaaaaatgaacaaattttAGATGTTTTATCTGGACCATTAGCTGCTCGACTTTCAGGAGTGCCACAGCGTAAAGCTGCTCTTCTTCTACAATTACAACGATACGAAGAAGCTACAATAGCTTTTAAGGAATTAATAAACGAaga taaTGATAATTGGTCTCATTATCTAAGTTATTTAACTGCCGCACTAGAGCATCAACAGCCCAGTGAGTGCTTAGAATTTTTGGATAGCATAGCAGAAACTTGTGGAAAAAAAGCTCGAGCTCCACATTTAGCTCggtttgaattattaaaacgcGTTGGTTCCAGTAATGTTGCTTTACGGGCTATTATGGAACCGGTAAAATTGATGCGATTGTACTTTGAGCAATTTGGTAACAAAGGCTGTACAGTTGGTGATTTgagattatatttaaatttattaaattttgaagaacaaACACAACTGCTTGAAAgt ATGAACGAAGACATTGGAATAGCTGAGGACGCAGCACCTACAAAGACAGATCAAATGCTACGGCATATTCATTTGGAACAATTACGTCGTGCATGTGGTATGCACCATTCACCTATTTTGGATATAGAAAAACGTCAAAAACTAGTTGATCGTTTACGTGATCTTTACGAAAAGGGAAATGAATTATGTATAAACGAAGAAAGATTGCCAACTGATTTTGCTCCATTTGATTCTTATGCTCTTCTTGCTGCACATTTACTGATACAAATGTGGTATGAGTCGTACGAAGCTTCGCATCTTTACCA AGCAATGGCGTTATTAGAGCGAGCTTTATCAATAAGTGTAGCGAATTTCCATttgaaaatagttttaataCGAGTTTATCTAGAAGCTGGTTTAATAGGTGCAGCAGATCATGTTTTTTCCTTATTAGATGCAAAACAGATTCAATTAGTCTCTTTGAGCTATTTGTATGTTCCACTTTTGGCTCCACTTGGGCACTTATCTAGTGCTTCAAATGCTCTTGATCAAGCTGTTAAATTTTTCGTGGCTAATTACAAGCAT AGTGCAGATCGTCTAACTTTCGCTTATAAGTATGgaagttttgcaaaaattcaagaatttgTTGATTTAAGAGAACGACTTGACAATTCTTTGCATTTTGCTACATCAACTGTTGACAAAATGTTGCTGGAACTGAGCTGGTGTGATAGCGCGAAGTCGTTGTCCAGAGCGTTAGTTTCAATGAGAGTGCTACCTGACGAAGATTCAATACGATGGGAATTATTGCGCGATAACAGAGATCTTGAAGTTGTTGTTGGTTGGGAACCATCGACTGATGATAAAGACCCTCGAAAGCATGAAGAAACACGTGCCTGTATGCTTCAATTACTTGCCGCTCGTAAtcttattttaagaataattgcTGCTACTGCTGAAGAACAAGATTGTTCGTTACTTTTGGCAAAGTTATCACATGAACTTGAAACTTTAAACAATGAACGCATACCAAAGtgtcttgaaaaatttatgactgCAGATAGACGTGTTAGAGTTGAGAGTATATTAGTGCCAATAGATGCAGTCGAACGTTTGCGTGAATCATATGATTCTCAACAATTAATGGTTATTGCCCGACTCGCCGATTCGTTTTCTCAATTTTCCCGACCAAATTCTCAATGTATTGAAATTATTCGAAATGCTCACTGTTTGAAAACTTTACCTATACCAACTACTGATGAGCCTGTGTCTTATAAAGATTTTCTACTTCGTGCAGCTACTTGTGGCGAAACTCTTTCATTTCTTGGTATAATGTGTGCTTCTTATATAAATCAAGCTCACcctcaaattaataataaaaaaaatcggaaaaaaactaataaagaaGTCGAATCATCATTTACTGCTGATGACATTGAG TGCTGGACAGAAATTAGtgatttattcatgaaaaggacagaaaaattagaaaatgtCTTGTCTGAGTTTGAAAAACGTTCAGTGAATACAGGACTTGATACAGAGGAAAAAGCAGCTGCAATAGTTGCAGAACGTGTTCAAGAAAGTATTCATCGAAGTTGTTGGATGCTCAGATCACGGCTTCAACTTaccacaaaattattaaataatttccgtagttga
- the LOC123272401 gene encoding activating signal cointegrator 1 complex subunit 1 isoform X2 — MRNRVELAEKFKSTKVTYRCYRFPDNTVWSTKQINAPYEEDYDQMEDDINQEVNNSDCNIVIKTLKDGRCQHDATIPQVFHRFLVGFSGSTKKNLESETKTTIKIPSIGSKENNIVIIGKNRSSVISCRQRIDLIVESSRKKLPFTHFVSIPLDYEVTINNFIKFKNEILNDSELKLSGISEELFVSPNKLHLTIGMLLLVDDKEKKNAIETFDACVKNIIKPILMEKGPINIRIQGLEIMNDDTEKAKVLYGKVLKNDTLQEIANKTQNFFVDKGLMNIQYTEIVNLHMTLINTSRVIDKSKKNSKAPNFDATKILKKYKDYYFGESKMEKINISIRNMNNEDGSYDKLTEINLSM, encoded by the exons ATGCGCAATCGCGTTGAACTGGCggaaaaattcaaatcaacAAAAGTAACTT ACCGCTGTTATCGATTTCCAGATAATACTGTTTGGTcaacaaaacaaattaatgCACCGTATGAGGAAGATTACGATCAAATGGAAGATGATATTAATCAAGAAGTTAATAATAGTGACTGTAATATAGTTATTAAAACTCTGAAAGACGGAAGATGTCAACATGATGCTACTATTCCTCA agtctTCCATCGATTTCTCGTAGGGTTTTCAggatctacaaaaaaaaatctagaaagCGAAACAAAGACcacaattaaaattccatcTATTGGatctaaagaaaataatattg TGATTATTGGAAAAAATCGATCAAGCGTGATATCATGTCGTCAAAGAATCGACTTAATAGTAGAATCTTCAAGGAAAAAACTTCCGTTTACTCATTTTGTATCAATCCCATTAGATTATGAAGTtactatcaataattttataaaatttaaaaacgaaATTCTCAATGACTCTGAGTTGAAGCTCAGCGGAATTTCAGAAGAGTTGTTTGTTAGTCCTAATAAACTTCATTTAACTATTGGAATGTTATTGTTAGTTGacgacaaagaaaaaaaaaatgctataGAAACATTCGATGcttgtgttaaaaatattatcaa aCCTATTTTGATGGAAAAAGGACCAATTAATATAAGAATTCAAGgtctagaaataatgaatgatGATACGGAAAAAGCCAAGGTACTTTATGGTAAagtgttaaaaaatgataCACTCCAAGAAATTGCCAATAAAactcaaaacttttttgttgataaag GACTCATGAATATTCAATATACTGAAATAGTAAATTTGCATATGACGTTAATAAATACAAGCCGTGTAATagataaaagtaaaaagaaTTCCAAAGCTCCTAATTTTGATGcgacaaaaatattaaaa aaatatAAAGATTACTATTTTGGAGAGTCAaagatggaaaaaattaatatttctataagAAATATGAATAATGAAGATGGCAGTTATGACAAATTGACAGAAATCAATTTGTCAATGTAA
- the LOC123272401 gene encoding activating signal cointegrator 1 complex subunit 1 isoform X3 — MDVLKPKLIWVEDRCYRFPDNTVWSTKQINAPYEEDYDQMEDDINQEVNNSDCNIVIKTLKDGRCQHDATIPQVFHRFLVGFSGSTKKNLESETKTTIKIPSIGSKENNIVIIGKNRSSVISCRQRIDLIVESSRKKLPFTHFVSIPLDYEVTINNFIKFKNEILNDSELKLSGISEELFVSPNKLHLTIGMLLLVDDKEKKNAIETFDACVKNIIKPILMEKGPINIRIQGLEIMNDDTEKAKVLYGKVLKNDTLQEIANKTQNFFVDKGLMNIQYTEIVNLHMTLINTSRVIDKSKKNSKAPNFDATKILKKYKDYYFGESKMEKINISIRNMNNEDGSYDKLTEINLSM; from the exons ATGGATGTCTTGAAAccaaaattgatatgggttgAAGACCGCTGTTATCGATTTCCAGATAATACTGTTTGGTcaacaaaacaaattaatgCACCGTATGAGGAAGATTACGATCAAATGGAAGATGATATTAATCAAGAAGTTAATAATAGTGACTGTAATATAGTTATTAAAACTCTGAAAGACGGAAGATGTCAACATGATGCTACTATTCCTCA agtctTCCATCGATTTCTCGTAGGGTTTTCAggatctacaaaaaaaaatctagaaagCGAAACAAAGACcacaattaaaattccatcTATTGGatctaaagaaaataatattg TGATTATTGGAAAAAATCGATCAAGCGTGATATCATGTCGTCAAAGAATCGACTTAATAGTAGAATCTTCAAGGAAAAAACTTCCGTTTACTCATTTTGTATCAATCCCATTAGATTATGAAGTtactatcaataattttataaaatttaaaaacgaaATTCTCAATGACTCTGAGTTGAAGCTCAGCGGAATTTCAGAAGAGTTGTTTGTTAGTCCTAATAAACTTCATTTAACTATTGGAATGTTATTGTTAGTTGacgacaaagaaaaaaaaaatgctataGAAACATTCGATGcttgtgttaaaaatattatcaa aCCTATTTTGATGGAAAAAGGACCAATTAATATAAGAATTCAAGgtctagaaataatgaatgatGATACGGAAAAAGCCAAGGTACTTTATGGTAAagtgttaaaaaatgataCACTCCAAGAAATTGCCAATAAAactcaaaacttttttgttgataaag GACTCATGAATATTCAATATACTGAAATAGTAAATTTGCATATGACGTTAATAAATACAAGCCGTGTAATagataaaagtaaaaagaaTTCCAAAGCTCCTAATTTTGATGcgacaaaaatattaaaa aaatatAAAGATTACTATTTTGGAGAGTCAaagatggaaaaaattaatatttctataagAAATATGAATAATGAAGATGGCAGTTATGACAAATTGACAGAAATCAATTTGTCAATGTAA
- the LOC123272401 gene encoding activating signal cointegrator 1 complex subunit 1 isoform X1 produces MEDDINQEVNNSDCNIVIKTLKDGRCQHDATIPQVFHRFLVGFSGSTKKNLESETKTTIKIPSIGSKENNIVIIGKNRSSVISCRQRIDLIVESSRKKLPFTHFVSIPLDYEVTINNFIKFKNEILNDSELKLSGISEELFVSPNKLHLTIGMLLLVDDKEKKNAIETFDACVKNIIKPILMEKGPINIRIQGLEIMNDDTEKAKVLYGKVLKNDTLQEIANKTQNFFVDKGLMNIQYTEIVNLHMTLINTSRVIDKSKKNSKAPNFDATKILKKYKDYYFGESKMEKINISIRNMNNEDGSYDKLTEINLSM; encoded by the exons ATGGAAGATGATATTAATCAAGAAGTTAATAATAGTGACTGTAATATAGTTATTAAAACTCTGAAAGACGGAAGATGTCAACATGATGCTACTATTCCTCA agtctTCCATCGATTTCTCGTAGGGTTTTCAggatctacaaaaaaaaatctagaaagCGAAACAAAGACcacaattaaaattccatcTATTGGatctaaagaaaataatattg TGATTATTGGAAAAAATCGATCAAGCGTGATATCATGTCGTCAAAGAATCGACTTAATAGTAGAATCTTCAAGGAAAAAACTTCCGTTTACTCATTTTGTATCAATCCCATTAGATTATGAAGTtactatcaataattttataaaatttaaaaacgaaATTCTCAATGACTCTGAGTTGAAGCTCAGCGGAATTTCAGAAGAGTTGTTTGTTAGTCCTAATAAACTTCATTTAACTATTGGAATGTTATTGTTAGTTGacgacaaagaaaaaaaaaatgctataGAAACATTCGATGcttgtgttaaaaatattatcaa aCCTATTTTGATGGAAAAAGGACCAATTAATATAAGAATTCAAGgtctagaaataatgaatgatGATACGGAAAAAGCCAAGGTACTTTATGGTAAagtgttaaaaaatgataCACTCCAAGAAATTGCCAATAAAactcaaaacttttttgttgataaag GACTCATGAATATTCAATATACTGAAATAGTAAATTTGCATATGACGTTAATAAATACAAGCCGTGTAATagataaaagtaaaaagaaTTCCAAAGCTCCTAATTTTGATGcgacaaaaatattaaaa aaatatAAAGATTACTATTTTGGAGAGTCAaagatggaaaaaattaatatttctataagAAATATGAATAATGAAGATGGCAGTTATGACAAATTGACAGAAATCAATTTGTCAATGTAA